AGCCATAAGCGCATCATCTTGGGCCTGATCACGTCAAAGTTCCCCGAACTCGAAGATCCAGCCGCTATCAAGGCGCGCATCCAACAAGCGACGCAGTACGTTCCCCTGGAAAACCTGGGCTTGTCCACCCAGTGTGGGTTCGCCTCGACCGAAGAAGGTAACCAACTGACCGAAAACCAACAATGGGCCAAGCTGAAGCTGGTCAAGCAGATTGCGACCGACGTTTGGCACCTCTAATCTTTACCCAATTTTTACCGCAAATTAAGCGGGGCGCGATCTGATTTTGTTAGACTCAGGATAGTTCAGTAACCCGGTAGCAAGCCGGAAAATGTGGGCATTCCGGTGCCAAAAGGGCTACACTGAGGATAACAATCAAGCTGGCGATTGCCGGTGAGGAGGGAACGCGTCATGACAAAAACAACCATGGTGTTCGGGCACCGCGGGTATCCGGCGAAATTTCCGGAGAACTCGTTGGCCGGCTTCACGTACGCCGTGCAGCATCAGATTGAAGGCTTGGAATTTGACGTGCATCTGACCAAGGACAATGTCCCGGTCATCATGCACGACGAAAAAATCAACCGGACCACCGACGGTAAAGGGTACATTCGCGACTACACGTTGGCGGAATTACAACGGTTCAAGCTGGCCAACGGCGATAGCTTGCCGACCCTGGCGGCGTTTTTACGGGTGGTCGCCAACCAGGACGTGCAGTTGAACCTGGAATTTAAGACCGATAAGATTCAGTACCCCAACATCGAAAAAATTGTGCTGGGGATGATCCACGCCACACCGTTGGTCCATCCGGTGATTTATTCATCGTTCCACTTGCCGACCCTGAAGACCTGTCAGGCCCTGGCGCCGGACGAAATCTACTGCTGGTTGACCGACAAGCGGGTCAAGAACGCCGCTTCCTTTGTGAAGAAGGAGGGCTTGGCGGGCCTGCACCTGAGTCATTACCAGGACGATATTCCGGTGGTTGAACGTATCTGGACCGTCGACAGCGTGAAGCAAGCAACCAAGTTGTTCAACGACCACGTGGCGGGCATCTTCACCGATGACTTCGAAACCATGATGGCGTTGAAGCAACAACTCCAAGGCTAATTAAAAATGCGACTCTCGTCAGAAATTGACGGGGGTCGCATTTGTTGGTTCAAAATTTAGTTCGTTGTCTTTTGCGTCTTCTTGTTGAAGATGAACCACTTGGAGAAGAAGTAGTTACCGAAGATGGCTAGCCCGTGGCCAATCACCTTGGTAATCGTGGCGTGGAAGGACAGCAGCGAGATTCCGACGTACAGGATTAAGGCCTCCAGCACATAGGTGAAGATCCGGGTGCCGTAGAACTTCCCCATGTCGCGGAAGGGGTGGGCCGAGGCGTGTTTGAAGACCAACTTTTTATCGATCCAAAACGACGCCTGCACGCTGAAGACCCAGGCAATCAGGTTAGAGATTTGGTATTCGACGCCCAACAGGTTGTTGAATAGGTAGAAGACGGAGATGTTGACGACCACCCCGAGGGAACCCCACAGGAGGTAGCGCTGGATTTCCTTGTGGGCCTTCTCCTTGACGGCCTCGAGCTGTTCGGCAAATTCGTTTTCCGTTTCGGTAAGTTCGGCTTCGTATTCGGATTCCGTTGCGGGGTAGTGGTGATGTTGTAGTGGTGTTTGCTTATCCATTTCCATAAAATTCCGCAGACCTTTCTTGAACTAGTTAATGCCTTAATTATAACGTTTTTGAAGCACCCTGCAATGGTGTGAACCGGTTTTCTGGCGATGAAAAAACGACCAGTCATTGGCCACAAAGAGTTGACTGGTCGTTACCTTACCCTAAAACGTGGGTAAATTCGGCACTGAGTTGACGGACGTCGAATTTATACGGCGCCAGTGATTTTTCGGGATCCTTGAAGTGGCCCTGGTCGTCGAGTTCGGCGGCCGGAAGACTAATTTCCAGGTTGTTGCTCAACCGATTAAACTTTAACCCGCGTAATACCAGCGAGAGGGCCAGTGCGGCCTGGTAGCCGCCGCGGCCACCGTAAGACACCATGCTGACCGGCTTACCCCGCCATTCGCTGTAGAGGTA
Above is a window of Levilactobacillus zymae DNA encoding:
- a CDS encoding glycerophosphodiester phosphodiesterase family protein, which codes for MTKTTMVFGHRGYPAKFPENSLAGFTYAVQHQIEGLEFDVHLTKDNVPVIMHDEKINRTTDGKGYIRDYTLAELQRFKLANGDSLPTLAAFLRVVANQDVQLNLEFKTDKIQYPNIEKIVLGMIHATPLVHPVIYSSFHLPTLKTCQALAPDEIYCWLTDKRVKNAASFVKKEGLAGLHLSHYQDDIPVVERIWTVDSVKQATKLFNDHVAGIFTDDFETMMALKQQLQG
- a CDS encoding GtrA family protein encodes the protein MDKQTPLQHHHYPATESEYEAELTETENEFAEQLEAVKEKAHKEIQRYLLWGSLGVVVNISVFYLFNNLLGVEYQISNLIAWVFSVQASFWIDKKLVFKHASAHPFRDMGKFYGTRIFTYVLEALILYVGISLLSFHATITKVIGHGLAIFGNYFFSKWFIFNKKTQKTTN